The following are encoded together in the Phaseolus vulgaris cultivar G19833 chromosome 9, P. vulgaris v2.0, whole genome shotgun sequence genome:
- the LOC137822412 gene encoding uncharacterized protein yields MVVTKPSLKGVVIEEFCTSALRMKMVLHKVIDVRQSTFLAGRGLMDSVLVANEVLKEVKRRKSSCILFKIDYEKAYDSEFKPRRGLRQGDPLEPFLFLIVAEGLAGVERKAVEKEMFQNLTVEDKQVKVNMLQYADNTFFFCKVNPHNAFVIKVMLNCFELASGLNVNYMKIRIGGVGCNQHLIQSCATILNCEVKKTPFKYLGMPIGGNHKRRCL; encoded by the exons ATGGTTGTCACTAAACCGTCTTTAAAGGGTGTCGTTATTGAAGAATTTTGTACTAGTGCCTTGAGGATGAAGATGGTTTTGCACAAAGTCATTGATGTCAGACAGTCTACATTTCTAGCAGGTAGGGGTTTAATGGACAGTGTTCTAGTGGCAAATGAGGTGCTAAAAGAAGTGAAAAGGAGGAAAAGTAGCTGCATTCTCTTCAAGATAGATTATGAGAAGGCATATGACTCA GAGTTCAAACCTAGGAGGGGATTGAGACAGGGTGATCCTTTAGAACCTTTTCTCTTCTTGATAGTGGCAGAGGGTTTAGCAGGTGTGGAAAGGAAAGCGGTGGAGAAGGAGATGTTTCAGAATCTGACTGTCGAAGATAAGCAAGTAAAGGTGAATATGCTTCAGTACGCAGACAATACTTTTTTCTTTTGCAAAGTGAATCCACATAATGCATTCGTCATCAAAGTCATGCTTAATTGCTTTGAATTGGCATCAGGGTTAAATGTCAATTATATGAAGATTCGTATAGGAGGAGTGGGTTGCAATCAACACTTGATTCAGAGTTGTGCAACTATCTTGAATTGTGAGGTGAAGAAAACCCCTTTTAAGTATTTGGGGATGCCCATTGGGGGGAACCATAAAAGGAGATGCTTATAG